In Clostridium sporogenes, one genomic interval encodes:
- a CDS encoding DUF4179 domain-containing protein yields MKNNKKINLQEKELYKLFNEIKFEEIELNNMEEEVDIIQRDRIKKNLNNKIKGENRSNKLKYISIAAAITLVFSIGVVTTSPTFAKNIPVLNSIIQTLNDKYDNKGDYAKYSEIINKSVSNNGITITINEVIADDSKLIIGYTLKGDKKIKDLEVFGLGGFLKINGKTFSSGGISVGQYIDDYTYIGSEEIHTSIPKDKKFNVDVNITEVSDIKGKWDFAFSASKEEIFRESTVFKPNQKLDLPDSNATIDKVVFSPIDTSIFITGNGKNKDIKAGSNGGMFDYRYWVAYDDNGVELIPKGLGGGKFDFNKNIFSSEMQYVKTKSIPKYLTIIPCKIIPSEGGGVRRDKNGKETPITIETKKPKEISKVIDGVYPIELSQGKMGKLIINDIKTENNKTIVKYIAKGKAPYFQAEDLLIKDDQGECVEIKDYIRRKDEENPNEFTKVFEGLNPNKQYTIFTNDFDNVEFREDLRFKIELNK; encoded by the coding sequence ATGAAGAATAATAAAAAGATTAATTTACAAGAAAAAGAGCTATATAAGTTATTTAATGAAATAAAATTTGAAGAAATTGAGTTGAATAATATGGAAGAAGAAGTAGATATCATCCAAAGGGATAGAATAAAGAAAAATTTAAATAATAAAATAAAGGGAGAAAACAGATCTAATAAATTAAAATATATCTCTATTGCTGCGGCTATAACATTAGTATTTTCAATAGGTGTTGTTACTACATCACCAACCTTTGCCAAAAATATTCCAGTTTTGAATTCTATAATACAAACACTAAATGATAAATATGACAATAAAGGTGATTATGCAAAATACTCTGAAATAATAAATAAATCAGTTTCAAACAATGGAATAACAATTACAATAAATGAAGTAATTGCAGATGATTCAAAATTAATTATAGGTTATACCTTAAAAGGTGATAAAAAAATAAAAGATTTAGAAGTATTTGGGCTGGGAGGATTTTTAAAGATAAATGGTAAAACCTTTTCCTCAGGAGGAATTTCTGTAGGACAGTATATAGATGACTATACTTATATAGGCAGTGAGGAGATTCACACCAGTATACCCAAAGATAAAAAATTTAATGTTGATGTAAATATTACAGAAGTATCTGATATAAAAGGGAAGTGGGACTTTGCTTTTAGTGCATCAAAAGAAGAAATATTTAGGGAAAGTACTGTGTTTAAACCAAATCAAAAATTGGATTTGCCAGACAGTAATGCAACTATTGATAAAGTAGTATTTTCACCTATAGATACTTCTATTTTTATAACTGGAAATGGTAAGAATAAAGATATAAAAGCAGGATCTAATGGTGGTATGTTCGATTATAGATACTGGGTTGCTTATGATGATAACGGGGTAGAACTTATACCAAAGGGGCTTGGGGGTGGAAAATTTGACTTTAATAAAAATATATTTTCTTCTGAAATGCAATATGTAAAGACTAAAAGCATTCCAAAATATTTGACCATTATTCCTTGCAAAATTATTCCTTCAGAAGGAGGAGGGGTAAGAAGAGATAAGAATGGCAAAGAAACACCAATTACTATAGAAACAAAGAAACCTAAAGAAATAAGTAAAGTTATAGATGGAGTATATCCAATAGAACTTTCTCAAGGTAAAATGGGAAAACTTATAATAAATGATATAAAAACAGAAAACAATAAAACTATAGTTAAATATATAGCCAAAGGAAAGGCACCTTACTTCCAAGCAGAAGATCTTCTTATAAAAGACGATCAAGGAGAATGTGTTGAAATTAAAGATTACATTAGAAGAAAAGATGAAGAGAATCCTAATGAATTTACAAAGGTGTTTGAAGGATTAAATCCTAATAAACAATACACCATATTTACAAATGATTTTGACAATGTAGAATTTAGAGAGGATTTAAGATTTAAGATTGAACTTAATAAATAA
- a CDS encoding peptidylprolyl isomerase: MENNIVAIVNGQEITDRDVDNTILSFPKERQTYLNTEKGREDLIKQMIDFELSYNYAKDMKFEETEDFKKQLEATKKQLLIQVAVSNALARATVSEEEAKKYYEENKEEFRTQELITARHILVDSEDEANSIYGEIKNGLDFSEAAEKYSKCPSKAQGGSLGTFTKGQMVPEFEKAVFEAEVDKVTEAVKTQFGYHLIIVDNIRESMIKPFDEVKAMINNKLLQEKQNQQYNEFTQNLRDKYTVEIK; encoded by the coding sequence ATGGAAAATAATATTGTGGCTATAGTTAATGGGCAAGAAATTACAGATAGGGATGTAGATAATACAATACTTAGCTTCCCAAAGGAAAGACAAACATATTTAAATACAGAAAAGGGAAGAGAAGACTTAATAAAACAAATGATTGATTTTGAACTTTCATATAATTATGCTAAAGATATGAAATTTGAAGAAACAGAAGACTTTAAAAAACAATTAGAAGCTACTAAGAAGCAACTTTTAATACAAGTAGCGGTATCTAATGCTTTAGCTAGAGCTACAGTTTCAGAAGAAGAAGCTAAAAAATATTATGAAGAAAATAAAGAAGAGTTTAGAACACAAGAACTTATAACAGCAAGACATATATTAGTTGATTCAGAAGATGAAGCTAATAGTATATATGGAGAAATAAAAAATGGATTAGATTTTTCAGAAGCAGCTGAAAAATATTCAAAATGTCCTTCAAAAGCTCAAGGGGGAAGTTTAGGAACATTTACTAAAGGTCAAATGGTTCCAGAATTTGAAAAAGCAGTGTTTGAAGCAGAAGTTGATAAAGTTACAGAAGCTGTTAAAACTCAATTTGGATATCATTTAATAATAGTTGATAATATAAGAGAAAGTATGATTAAACCTTTCGATGAAGTTAAAGCTATGATAAATAATAAACTTTTACAAGAAAAACAAAATCAACAATATAATGAGTTTACACAAAACTTAAGAGATAAATACACAGTTGAAATAAAATAA
- a CDS encoding sigma-70 family RNA polymerase sigma factor, producing the protein MKIDEDNFIRQLKYRNSKAIDFIVDEYSNLVFKIIRTVLNSNFHSQYVEECANDVFWSVWSNIDSFDEQKGNFKYWIAAISKYKAIDYKRKLFKQNNIESIDDHILCDDTSIENDFILNENKEEIFEAINYMKKEDREIFIRRYFLDEKVENIANAFGVNRNLIDKRLSRGRKLLKEKLILLKGEIL; encoded by the coding sequence GTGAAAATAGATGAAGATAATTTTATAAGGCAGTTAAAGTATAGGAATTCCAAAGCAATAGATTTTATTGTAGACGAATATAGTAATCTGGTTTTTAAAATTATACGTACTGTATTAAATTCAAATTTTCATTCTCAGTATGTAGAAGAATGCGCGAATGATGTATTTTGGTCTGTATGGAGTAATATTGATAGTTTTGATGAGCAAAAAGGGAACTTTAAATATTGGATTGCTGCTATATCTAAATATAAAGCTATAGATTACAAAAGAAAACTTTTCAAACAAAATAATATTGAATCTATAGATGATCATATATTATGTGATGATACTAGCATAGAAAACGATTTTATACTAAATGAAAATAAAGAAGAAATTTTTGAAGCAATAAATTATATGAAAAAAGAAGATAGGGAAATATTTATAAGAAGGTACTTTCTAGATGAGAAAGTAGAAAATATAGCTAACGCTTTTGGAGTAAATAGAAATTTAATAGATAAAAGACTTTCAAGGGGACGTAAACTTTTAAAGGAAAAACTTATACTTTTGAAAGGAGAAATATTATGA
- a CDS encoding uracil-DNA glycosylase, producing MDIQESLKNKIKNISDEYVDDKTGGYITGDGPIPCDILFIGEAPGKNEVEEGKPFVGMAGKNFEKYLNSIGLKRESIRITNTCFFRPIKIKEGKNGRISISNRPPKVSEISLFSSILDEEINLVNPKLIITLGNVPLKRLTSFKSIGDCHGNVYFIENLNRYVFPMYHPSSLTYNRSEEFHKIYENDWLKLKETLDKI from the coding sequence TTGGATATACAAGAATCTTTGAAAAATAAAATTAAAAATATTTCAGATGAATATGTAGATGATAAAACAGGTGGGTACATAACAGGTGATGGACCTATACCATGTGATATTCTATTTATAGGAGAAGCCCCAGGTAAAAATGAAGTAGAAGAAGGTAAACCTTTTGTAGGTATGGCTGGTAAAAACTTTGAAAAATATTTAAATTCTATAGGTCTTAAAAGAGAATCTATTAGAATTACTAATACTTGTTTTTTTAGACCTATAAAAATTAAAGAAGGTAAAAATGGAAGAATATCTATAAGTAATAGACCACCTAAGGTTTCAGAAATATCTTTATTTAGTTCCATCCTTGATGAAGAAATTAATTTAGTAAACCCTAAATTAATAATTACATTAGGGAATGTTCCCTTGAAAAGGCTAACAAGTTTTAAGTCTATTGGTGATTGTCATGGTAATGTTTATTTCATTGAAAACTTAAATAGATATGTGTTTCCAATGTATCATCCATCATCTTTAACTTATAATAGAAGTGAAGAATTTCATAAGATATATGAAAATGATTGGCTTAAATTAAAAGAAACTCTAGACAAAATTTAA